A single window of Leishmania panamensis strain MHOM/PA/94/PSC-1 chromosome 35 sequence DNA harbors:
- the NT2 gene encoding nucleoside transporter, putative (TriTrypDB/GeneDB-style sysID: LpmP.35.2010), producing the protein MTAQSAALSASHGALPWYHFGFHTFAEFNTYVTFVLLGMSIMMVTSAVTSAPDFVSKYYIYATGQPGAVAETPLFWKNANTFYNAGTFAMQIITEVAALTPFVRSIPLGIRLFLGLGIPFAELLVIIIVPAATIPTQNGAIAVIMMVAILGGFSKALCNSCTNALVGPFPTKFMNGAQWGLTVVALFMSVIQIILKVSMGSTFHDVLTISRIYFGIGIAIQVVAVVELFLLRYNPFAHKYIAEFRSAALHRRGEVVESSDSKEPATGDVAEVSYKAENKEGALDEGEELDEVRAVHNDSADKSGGVLAATGDADHMTDLDQTKNITSTEQMLRTSVFSVFKRVYPMLLCAFAIFFTSLFLFPGVFFLVPANSDWYMTIIVALFNAGDFISRILLMVRALRPPPKVIIGGTVGRLIVVPFLVLCVRGIIPGVALPYILILLLGLTNGYFGTMSCIYCPRTPTLHYAGERSVAAILSGVFLMLGLCFGSNLSLAITLTHK; encoded by the coding sequence CTTTGGCTTCCACACGTTTGCCGAGTTCAACACATACGTCACATTCGTGCTGCTCGGTATGTCTATCATGATGGTGACGAGCGCTGTCACGTCTGCACCTGACTTTGTCAGCAAGTACTACATCTATGCAACCGGCCAACCAGGCGCGGTTGCGGAAACACCGCTGTTCTGGAAGAATGCTAACACCTTCTACAATGCCGGCACGTTCGCTATGCAGATCATCACTGAGGTTGCTGCCCTGACTCCGTTTGTGCGTTCTATTCCGCTTGGCATTCGTCTTTTCCTGGGCCTCGGCATTCCCTTTGCGGAGCTACTGGTCATCATCATCGTGCCGGCCGCGACCATCCCGACGCAAAACGGTGCGATTGCGGTGATCATGATGGTTGCGATATTGGGTGGCTTCTCCAAGGCGTTATGCAACTCGTGCACGAACGCTCTTGTCGGCCCCTTCCCGACCAAGTTCATGAACGGCGCGCAGTGGGGTCTGACCGTGGTTGCACTCTTCATGTCAGTCATCCAGATCATCCTTAAGGTGTCAATGGGGTCGACGTTCCATGACGTGCTCACTATCTCCCGCATCTACTTTGGCATTGGTATTGCTATTCAGGTGGTGGCTGTTGTGGAGCTCTTCTTGCTGCGCTACAACCCATTTGCACACAAGTACATCGCCGAGTTccgctctgctgcgctgcaccgccgtggtgaggtggtggagTCGTCCGATAGCAAAGAACCTGCGACGGGCGACGTTGCAGAGGTATCTTACAAGGCGGAGAACAAAGAGGGTGCCCtcgatgagggagaggagctgGATGAGGTGCGCGCGGTGCACAACGACTCGGCTGACAAGAGCGGCGGTGTGCTTGCGGCGACTGGCGATGCGGATCATATGACAGATCTGGATCAGACGAAGAACATCACGTCGACGGAGCAGATGCTTCGCACCTCCGTCTTTTCTGTGTTCAAGCGAGTCTACCCGATGCTCCTGTGCGCCTTCGCAATCTTTTTCACGAGcctgtttctcttccctgGTGTGTTCTTTCTGGTGCCGGCAAACAGTGACTGGTATATGACCATCATTGTTGCGCTATTCAACGCGGGTGACTTTATTTCGCGCATTCTCCTGATGGtccgtgcgctgcgcccACCACCAAAGGTCATCATTGGCGGTACTGTTGGCCGCCTCATCGTGGTTCCGTTTCTCGtcctgtgcgtgcgcggtATCATTCCCGGCGTCGCTCTGCCATACATCCTCATCTTGCTGCTGGGGTTGACCAACGGCTACTTTGGTACTATGTCGTGCATCTATTGCCCGCGCACGCCAACCCTACACTACGCCGGCGAGCGCTCTGTGGCCGCCATACTTTCGGGTGTCTTTCTGATGCTGGGTCTGTGCTTCGGTTCCAACCTGTCCCTCGCCATTACCCTGACGCACAAGTAA